The following proteins are co-located in the Halarcobacter sp. genome:
- a CDS encoding HD domain-containing protein — protein MLGNENKLVSELHELQNNFKKTTDKLIKDINRHDKIMAQSDKRQQKEYDELQVRLKEVEALSKEIEETQREVVFTMGAIGESRSKETGNHVKRVAEYSKVFALYYGLPEKEAEMLKQASPMHDIGKVAIPDAVLNKPGRFRRGKKNNEYPFPVRV, from the coding sequence ATGCTTGGAAATGAAAATAAACTAGTTTCAGAACTACATGAACTACAAAATAATTTTAAAAAAACAACTGATAAGTTGATTAAAGATATTAATCGTCATGATAAAATTATGGCTCAAAGTGATAAAAGACAGCAAAAAGAGTATGATGAACTTCAAGTAAGACTTAAAGAGGTTGAAGCTTTAAGTAAAGAGATTGAAGAGACTCAACGAGAAGTTGTTTTTACTATGGGTGCTATTGGGGAAAGTAGAAGTAAAGAAACAGGAAATCATGTAAAAAGAGTAGCTGAGTATTCAAAAGTTTTTGCTTTATATTATGGTTTACCTGAAAAAGAAGCAGAGATGTTAAAACAAGCTAGTCCCATGCATGATATAGGGAAGGTTGCTATTCCTGATGCAGTTTTGAATAAACCAGGTAGGTTTAGAAGAGGAAAGAAAAATAATGAATACCCATTCCCAGTTAGGGTATGA
- a CDS encoding HD domain-containing phosphohydrolase — translation MLKHSNRSLLKCAATVAYEHHEKWDGTGYPRKLKGEEIHIYGRITAMADVFDALGSDRCYKEAWDDEKIFNLFKEERGKHFEPKLVDIFFEHLDEFLEIRETLKDEYEK, via the coding sequence ATGTTAAAACACTCAAATAGATCTTTACTAAAATGTGCAGCGACAGTAGCATATGAACATCATGAAAAATGGGATGGCACAGGATATCCAAGAAAACTAAAAGGTGAAGAGATTCATATATATGGAAGAATAACAGCAATGGCTGATGTTTTTGATGCTTTAGGAAGTGATAGATGCTATAAAGAAGCTTGGGATGATGAAAAGATATTTAATCTTTTTAAAGAGGAAAGAGGAAAACATTTTGAACCAAAACTAGTAGATATCTTTTTTGAACATTTAGATGAGTTCTTAGAAATAAGAGAAACATTAAAAGATGAATATGAAAAATAA
- a CDS encoding phosphotransferase gives MNIQEFKNLSLFKYELLENLEKLPYQGYCNINYQLSSNKNKYLVRVFKDESSVNISRDFEYFIQKKASMINIASKPLFMDKHRKYMITQYLNGIHKEKLNKRELTKLIETIKKLHNLKVKNKSYKIEKDLNKYKKTLQDKVSKKLIINTKKELYKIKKYDKYFVTTHHDLNPKNIIFYNSKIKFIDWEYAGVNSAFFDLATICVEFKIKKEQYRFILKKYFKKVKKEHRLLLSSYIKIYSNICELWFKTLK, from the coding sequence ATGAATATTCAAGAGTTTAAAAATTTATCTCTTTTTAAATATGAATTATTAGAAAACCTTGAAAAGCTTCCTTATCAAGGTTACTGTAATATCAACTATCAACTCTCAAGTAACAAAAATAAATATCTTGTAAGAGTATTTAAAGATGAAAGCAGTGTAAATATAAGTAGAGATTTTGAATACTTTATTCAAAAAAAAGCATCAATGATAAATATTGCTTCAAAACCTTTATTTATGGATAAACATAGAAAATATATGATTACACAATATTTAAATGGTATACATAAAGAAAAGCTAAACAAAAGAGAATTAACAAAACTTATAGAAACTATTAAAAAACTTCATAATTTAAAAGTAAAAAACAAATCCTACAAAATAGAAAAAGATTTAAATAAATACAAGAAAACCTTACAAGATAAAGTGTCAAAAAAACTAATCATAAATACAAAAAAAGAACTATACAAAATAAAAAAATATGACAAATACTTTGTAACAACTCACCATGATTTAAATCCAAAAAATATCATATTTTATAATTCAAAAATAAAATTTATAGACTGGGAATATGCTGGAGTAAATAGTGCTTTTTTTGATTTGGCAACTATTTGTGTAGAGTTTAAAATAAAAAAAGAACAATATAGATTTATATTAAAGAAATATTTCAAGAAAGTAAAAAAAGAACATAGACTTTTATTATCAAGTTATATAAAAATCTATTCAAATATATGTGAACTTTGGTTTAAAACATTAAAATAG
- the pnuC gene encoding nicotinamide riboside transporter PnuC, whose translation MTTWEAIAMFLAVAYLLLAIKQSLWCWVAAFVSTLIYSIIFFDVSLLMDSALNVYYLIMAIYGWYSWKYGGKLQEVELKISSYGISKNIKIIIVLGVISISLGYIMDNYTSADFAYIDSFTTVYAIFSTYMLAKKIIENWIYWIAIDAVSIYIYIQKGLNLTAVLFLIYTILAFVAYKNWKKEYEYSRV comes from the coding sequence ATGACAACTTGGGAAGCTATAGCTATGTTTTTAGCTGTAGCTTATCTACTTTTAGCGATTAAACAAAGTTTATGGTGCTGGGTAGCTGCTTTTGTTTCAACTTTGATATATTCAATTATATTTTTTGATGTTTCTTTACTTATGGATAGTGCTTTAAATGTTTATTATTTGATAATGGCTATTTATGGTTGGTATTCTTGGAAATATGGTGGAAAACTACAAGAAGTAGAACTAAAAATCTCATCATATGGCATTTCAAAAAATATAAAAATCATTATTGTGTTAGGGGTTATTTCAATATCTTTAGGTTATATTATGGATAACTATACAAGTGCAGATTTTGCATATATTGATTCTTTCACAACTGTTTATGCTATATTTTCAACTTATATGCTTGCAAAAAAGATTATCGAAAATTGGATTTATTGGATTGCAATTGATGCGGTGTCTATTTATATTTATATACAAAAAGGCTTAAATTTAACAGCAGTATTATTTTTAATCTATACAATTCTTGCTTTTGTAGCTTATAAAAACTGGAAAAAAGAATATGAATATTCAAGAGTTTAA
- a CDS encoding glutathione peroxidase — protein MNIYDFTVKDIDGKEISMSKYKDKVLLIVNVASKCGFTSQYEGLEKLFEKYKNKDFMILGFPSNQFANQEPGTNKEIKEFCSLTFGVNFDMFAKVDVNGDEAIPLYKYLKSNSPGILGTEAIKWNFTKFLIDKNGKIIERYGSATKPKDIEAKIVELLAQ, from the coding sequence ATGAATATATACGATTTTACAGTGAAAGATATTGATGGAAAAGAGATATCAATGTCAAAATACAAAGACAAAGTTTTATTAATAGTAAACGTTGCTAGTAAGTGTGGATTTACTAGTCAATATGAAGGTTTAGAAAAACTTTTTGAAAAATATAAAAATAAAGACTTTATGATTTTAGGTTTTCCTTCAAACCAATTTGCAAATCAAGAACCAGGAACAAATAAAGAGATAAAAGAGTTTTGTAGTTTGACTTTTGGGGTAAACTTTGATATGTTTGCAAAAGTTGATGTTAATGGAGATGAGGCAATACCTTTATACAAATATTTAAAAAGTAATTCCCCGGGGATATTAGGAACAGAAGCTATAAAATGGAATTTTACAAAGTTTTTAATAGATAAAAATGGTAAAATTATAGAAAGATATGGTTCAGCTACAAAACCAAAAGATATTGAAGCAAAAATTGTTGAACTTTTGGCTCAATAG